One Synechococcus sp. CC9605 genomic window carries:
- a CDS encoding carotenoid oxygenase family protein, producing the protein MTVAPTRSYDRSDWASSFVNVEQELTDVALTPVRGTVPAELQGTFYRNGPGRLERDGHRVHHPFDGDGMIAAMRFENGSVSLSNRYVRTEGWLAEEKAGKILYRGVFGSQKPGGRLANAFDLRLKNIANTNVVRLGDQLLALWEAAEPHALDPRSLETRGLSRLDGVLKKGEAFSAHPRFDPGHNGRPCMVTFGVKTGPRSTIRLMEFATDGPEAGALLHDRSDSFPGFAFLHDFAITPNWAVFLQNAIAFNPLPFVTGEKGAAQCLASQPGGKGRFWLIPRDSGRFAGQKPRILEAPDGFVFHHLNAFEDGDHVVVESIVYDDFPSIGPDEDFAEVDFDTVPEGTLHRCRLDLSRESVQTERISERTCEFAMVNPERQGLSARYAWMAVAERETGNDPLQAIQKLDLDSGATHTWSAAPRGFVSEPLMVRRPGAESEDDGWVLDLVWNGARVASDLVILNARDLSEVAVLELPLAVPHGLHGSWAAG; encoded by the coding sequence GTGACTGTCGCCCCCACCCGCAGCTACGACCGCAGCGACTGGGCCAGTTCCTTCGTCAATGTGGAGCAGGAACTCACCGACGTGGCGCTGACGCCGGTGCGTGGAACGGTGCCGGCGGAGCTTCAGGGCACCTTTTATCGCAATGGCCCCGGACGTCTTGAGCGGGATGGGCATCGCGTTCATCACCCCTTTGATGGCGACGGCATGATCGCGGCGATGCGGTTTGAGAACGGCAGCGTTTCCCTCAGCAATCGTTATGTGCGCACCGAGGGTTGGCTGGCGGAGGAGAAGGCCGGGAAGATTCTCTACCGAGGTGTGTTCGGCAGCCAGAAGCCAGGTGGTCGGCTGGCTAACGCCTTTGATCTGCGCCTGAAGAACATCGCCAACACCAATGTCGTGCGTCTCGGCGATCAGCTGCTTGCCCTCTGGGAGGCGGCGGAACCCCATGCGCTCGATCCCCGCAGCCTGGAGACCCGCGGTCTTTCACGCCTCGATGGCGTCTTGAAAAAGGGCGAGGCTTTCAGTGCCCACCCCCGCTTCGATCCTGGTCATAACGGCCGGCCCTGCATGGTGACCTTCGGAGTGAAGACCGGGCCCCGCAGCACCATCCGTCTGATGGAGTTCGCCACCGATGGCCCGGAGGCCGGCGCCTTGCTGCATGACCGTTCCGACAGCTTCCCCGGTTTCGCCTTTCTTCACGACTTCGCCATTACCCCCAACTGGGCGGTGTTCCTCCAGAATGCCATCGCCTTCAATCCCTTGCCGTTTGTGACCGGCGAAAAGGGTGCGGCCCAGTGCCTGGCATCTCAACCCGGCGGCAAGGGGCGTTTCTGGCTGATCCCCCGTGATTCCGGTCGCTTCGCTGGTCAGAAGCCCCGCATCCTCGAAGCCCCCGACGGCTTCGTTTTCCACCACCTCAATGCCTTTGAGGATGGCGATCACGTTGTGGTGGAGAGCATCGTCTACGACGATTTCCCGTCCATCGGACCTGACGAGGATTTCGCTGAGGTGGATTTCGACACGGTGCCGGAGGGCACCCTGCACCGTTGCCGTCTTGATCTCAGCCGTGAATCGGTTCAGACCGAGCGGATCAGCGAGCGCACCTGTGAGTTCGCCATGGTCAACCCCGAGCGTCAGGGCCTCAGTGCCCGCTACGCCTGGATGGCGGTGGCGGAGCGGGAGACGGGCAACGATCCGTTGCAGGCCATTCAGAAACTTGATCTGGACTCCGGGGCGACCCACACCTGGAGTGCGGCGCCCCGCGGTTTTGTCAGTGAGCCCCTGATGGTGCGGCGCCCTGGCGCTGAATCGGAGGACGACGGTTGGGTGCTGGACCTGGTTTGGAACGGTGCCCGGGTTGCCTCCGATCTGGTGATCCTCAACGCCCGTGATCTGTCGGAGGTGGCGGTGCTGGAGCTGCCATTGGCCGTTCCCCATGGTTTGCATGGGAGCTGGGCGGCGGGGTGA
- a CDS encoding SIMPL domain-containing protein (The SIMPL domain is named for its presence in mouse protein SIMPL (signalling molecule that associates with mouse pelle-like kinase). Bacterial member BP26, from Brucella, was shown to assemble into a channel-like structure, while YggE from E. coli has been associated with resistance to oxidative stress.), giving the protein MTNRLWGVAKVAVSVLFGLSVVAPSPLRAAERVCNGTLLQIQVNERGTSHSDRFRFSLGIDAEKANKDAAMTALNGRLAEARQVIQPLALGRLTIPAPRSYSVGGGTSGPRLERASTTITGEVSRDNYNALIQAVGRLPGVRLRGMTSLATSDSRASLADQLLKKALETGQRRAQATARALGLRKVELLLIDQRGSTQRPMQMAVRRENTSFRPGEAPKPSQSLALKLDYCLR; this is encoded by the coding sequence ATGACGAATCGACTCTGGGGCGTTGCCAAGGTTGCCGTGTCCGTTCTCTTCGGGCTCAGTGTTGTTGCGCCATCGCCCCTGAGGGCAGCAGAGCGCGTTTGCAATGGCACCCTGCTTCAGATCCAGGTGAATGAGCGTGGAACGAGCCATAGCGATCGCTTTCGTTTTTCGCTCGGGATCGACGCTGAAAAGGCCAACAAGGATGCTGCGATGACCGCTCTGAACGGCCGTTTGGCTGAGGCGCGTCAGGTCATTCAGCCGCTTGCTCTGGGTCGGCTCACGATCCCTGCACCCCGTAGCTACTCCGTTGGGGGAGGCACGTCGGGACCACGATTGGAGCGGGCGAGCACCACCATCACGGGCGAGGTCAGCCGTGACAACTACAACGCGCTGATCCAAGCCGTTGGTCGCTTGCCGGGTGTTCGGCTGCGAGGCATGACGTCTTTGGCGACCAGCGACAGCCGTGCCTCATTGGCTGATCAGTTGCTGAAGAAAGCTCTCGAGACAGGGCAACGTCGTGCGCAGGCCACAGCCCGGGCTCTCGGTCTGCGCAAGGTGGAGCTGTTGCTGATTGACCAGCGTGGTTCGACCCAACGACCCATGCAGATGGCTGTACGCAGGGAGAACACCAGCTTCAGGCCTGGGGAGGCTCCCAAGCCAAGTCAGAGCCTCGCTCTCAAACTGGATTACTGCCTGCGTTGA
- a CDS encoding BCCT family transporter gives MSDIPTNQRSWWRQPPLWVGAAPLLIFLLVSAIDLALAKQFTDNGKAVISDALGGVWQWMVVLLFLIALILAISPVGKLRLGGAEAKPSLKFFDWCAVLICTLLAGGGVFWSAAEPLYHFQTPSPVFEGVEGSTAAAVDPALAVSFLHWGFLAWALVATTTTITFSILERRGEPLRPRTLLVNIVPRSWVDGPLGHLADGLSVVAAIAGTVGPLGFLSLQLSNAAGQLPWLSDSAGLQSLVVVLLTAVFATSTVSGIQKGIKWLSELNVWLTLALAAGLLLLGPGLWLIQHFFSGFITYLIHLPQMALTPNAVPANWVNGWTVFYWGWFLGYAPLMGLFTAGVSRGRSIRELVLAVAILCPIVTNLWFTLLGGTGLHLELAGGVISDALAQNGAAAALLTILSQLPLAGLLIPIGLVLVVLFMCTSADSMSYAAAMVVSGRNEPPALLRLFWALMIGSLTLVLLRIGSGLGDSTSIDALQAFIVITAVPVTPLVLATLWSAPRLAWKEWHRTADQRRQ, from the coding sequence ATGTCTGACATCCCCACGAACCAGCGTTCCTGGTGGCGGCAGCCCCCCCTCTGGGTGGGCGCTGCTCCCCTACTGATTTTTCTGCTGGTGTCGGCCATCGACCTGGCGCTGGCCAAGCAATTCACCGACAACGGCAAAGCCGTGATCAGTGATGCCCTTGGCGGGGTCTGGCAGTGGATGGTGGTGCTGCTGTTTCTGATCGCGCTGATCCTGGCCATCAGCCCAGTCGGAAAACTTCGGCTTGGGGGGGCGGAAGCCAAACCCAGTCTGAAATTCTTTGATTGGTGCGCGGTGCTGATCTGCACCCTGCTGGCGGGGGGTGGTGTGTTCTGGTCGGCAGCCGAACCGCTTTATCACTTCCAGACCCCATCACCGGTGTTCGAAGGGGTCGAAGGCAGCACAGCCGCAGCAGTGGATCCCGCCCTGGCGGTGAGTTTTCTGCACTGGGGCTTCCTCGCCTGGGCTCTTGTGGCCACGACCACCACGATCACCTTCTCAATCCTGGAGCGACGCGGTGAGCCCCTGCGTCCCCGCACCCTGCTGGTGAACATCGTGCCGCGCAGCTGGGTGGATGGTCCGCTCGGTCACCTGGCGGATGGGTTGTCTGTGGTGGCCGCGATCGCCGGAACCGTTGGCCCCCTGGGCTTCCTCTCGCTGCAGCTCAGCAATGCCGCAGGGCAACTGCCCTGGCTCAGCGACAGTGCCGGACTGCAATCCCTGGTGGTGGTGCTGCTGACTGCCGTCTTCGCGACATCCACCGTCAGCGGCATTCAAAAGGGCATCAAGTGGCTGTCGGAACTCAATGTGTGGCTCACCCTGGCCTTGGCGGCGGGCCTGCTGCTGCTTGGGCCGGGCCTCTGGCTGATTCAGCACTTCTTCAGCGGCTTCATCACCTACCTGATCCACCTGCCGCAGATGGCCCTCACCCCCAATGCCGTGCCGGCGAACTGGGTGAACGGCTGGACGGTGTTCTACTGGGGCTGGTTCCTTGGCTATGCCCCATTGATGGGCCTGTTCACCGCCGGCGTCAGCCGCGGCCGCAGCATCCGTGAACTGGTGCTGGCGGTGGCCATCCTCTGCCCGATCGTGACCAATCTTTGGTTCACCCTGCTAGGTGGCACCGGACTGCATCTGGAGTTGGCCGGGGGCGTCATCAGCGACGCCCTGGCCCAGAACGGAGCCGCTGCGGCCCTGCTCACCATCCTCAGCCAGCTGCCCCTGGCAGGGCTGCTGATTCCGATCGGCCTGGTGCTGGTGGTGCTGTTCATGTGCACCAGCGCCGACTCGATGAGTTACGCCGCGGCCATGGTGGTGAGCGGCCGCAACGAGCCCCCTGCTCTGCTGCGCCTGTTCTGGGCCTTGATGATCGGCAGCCTCACCTTGGTGCTGCTACGCATCGGCTCAGGGCTGGGGGACAGCACCTCCATCGATGCCCTGCAGGCCTTCATCGTGATCACCGCGGTACCGGTCACCCCCTTGGTGCTGGCCACCCTGTGGAGCGCACCACGGCTGGCCTGGAAAGAATGGCACCGCACTGCCGATCAACGCAGGCAGTAA
- a CDS encoding FAD-dependent oxidoreductase: MSTPTSIPSRAAVVIVGGGMAGLSCAASLARRGVRDVVLLEAQTLAHAKASSYGETRMFREMYSDPVLCRLAQEANRLWREEENHAGQQLRETHGLLFYGESWDEETIEGSIPGARRVMDNQGIPYEALDANQIAARFPLKPKAGFTGLFEPTAGAVRSDRVVAHWINTARNASHQLIEHCPVAGLDPDGGGVTLESGEHIAAGQLVVACGIWSQLLLAPLGLAPKLEVWPMLWAHYTVDPALADRYPQWFCFQQERGDDGGLYYGFPVLSQTADGRPRIKAGIDWAPSELRVAEPNAMVTGPPARLVELLDAFLFNELDGVQERVETVISPYSMASDVNFVLDRLTPKLSLFAGGSGQAFKFAPLIGDSLARLASGEQPAVDLSCWSHQRTAVRA; encoded by the coding sequence ATGAGCACACCCACCTCCATACCCAGCCGGGCAGCTGTCGTGATCGTTGGCGGCGGCATGGCCGGCCTCAGCTGCGCTGCATCCCTGGCCCGCCGCGGCGTGCGCGATGTGGTGCTGCTGGAAGCCCAGACCCTGGCCCACGCCAAAGCCAGCAGTTATGGCGAAACCCGGATGTTCCGGGAGATGTATTCCGACCCGGTGCTCTGCCGTCTCGCCCAGGAGGCCAACCGCCTCTGGCGCGAGGAAGAAAACCACGCCGGACAGCAATTGCGGGAGACCCACGGCCTGCTCTTCTATGGCGAAAGCTGGGATGAAGAGACGATCGAGGGGTCGATCCCTGGGGCCCGACGGGTCATGGACAATCAGGGCATCCCTTATGAAGCCCTCGATGCCAACCAGATTGCAGCCCGCTTCCCGCTGAAGCCGAAAGCGGGCTTCACGGGACTGTTCGAGCCCACCGCTGGTGCCGTGCGCAGCGACAGGGTCGTGGCCCACTGGATCAACACCGCCCGCAACGCGTCCCATCAGCTGATCGAGCACTGCCCCGTGGCAGGCCTCGATCCAGACGGCGGAGGCGTCACCCTGGAGAGTGGCGAACACATTGCCGCCGGACAGCTGGTGGTGGCCTGCGGGATCTGGAGCCAACTGTTGCTGGCCCCTCTGGGCCTCGCACCAAAACTGGAGGTGTGGCCGATGCTCTGGGCCCATTACACGGTCGACCCGGCACTGGCCGATCGCTACCCCCAGTGGTTCTGCTTCCAGCAGGAACGTGGCGATGACGGTGGCCTCTACTACGGCTTTCCTGTTCTGAGCCAAACGGCGGATGGCCGCCCCCGGATCAAAGCGGGCATCGACTGGGCCCCGAGTGAGCTGCGCGTCGCCGAACCCAACGCCATGGTCACCGGACCACCAGCCCGATTGGTGGAGTTGCTCGATGCCTTCCTGTTCAACGAACTGGACGGTGTGCAGGAGCGGGTGGAGACCGTGATCAGCCCTTACTCCATGGCAAGCGACGTGAACTTCGTGCTGGACCGGCTCACCCCGAAGCTGAGCCTGTTCGCAGGAGGCTCCGGCCAGGCCTTCAAGTTCGCCCCCCTGATCGGTGATTCCCTGGCACGCCTCGCCAGCGGCGAACAACCCGCCGTCGATCTCTCCTGCTGGAGCCACCAACGCACCGCCGTCCGCGCCTGA
- a CDS encoding Glu/Leu/Phe/Val dehydrogenase dimerization domain-containing protein, producing the protein MSSGKKTAPTVSVLAEHVSDHLSVFVVAEDTDAKRPANGGLRVLNYPSDEACIADGQRLAGLMTHKHDLYGTGFAGGKIVARAAEPDAVKDELISVTAELLESLDGAMITGCDLNTSLEDMERLTALTPHVLAAVGSPVDASAATAHGTLGAVEAVLDKALNDAQPGRALVHGCGAVGGTVARHLVEHGWTVFTVDLNREKASFTGATPLPDSCAWWELNHDLLLPCSISGLINAEMATALKTPAVVPAANAPFQQPQLADDLRRRGVKVLPDPLVNAGAVIADSIERFSPDAWKDAGAVDVYAFVRDEVRRRASDYLNRREQGLSVGAALDEVAATPSTEPIGLSFGESE; encoded by the coding sequence ATGAGCAGCGGCAAGAAAACAGCGCCGACCGTGTCGGTGCTGGCGGAACACGTCTCCGACCACCTCTCGGTGTTCGTCGTGGCGGAAGACACCGATGCCAAGCGCCCCGCCAACGGAGGCCTGCGTGTGCTCAATTACCCGAGCGATGAGGCCTGCATCGCAGACGGACAGCGGCTGGCGGGGTTAATGACCCACAAGCACGATCTTTACGGCACTGGTTTCGCCGGAGGCAAGATCGTGGCCCGGGCTGCTGAACCCGATGCCGTCAAGGATGAACTGATCAGCGTCACCGCCGAGCTGCTGGAGTCGCTTGATGGCGCAATGATCACCGGCTGCGATCTCAACACCAGCCTGGAGGACATGGAGCGTCTGACGGCGCTCACCCCCCATGTGCTGGCGGCGGTCGGCAGCCCCGTGGACGCCAGTGCGGCCACCGCCCACGGCACTCTTGGGGCCGTGGAGGCCGTTCTGGACAAGGCCCTCAATGACGCCCAACCCGGACGGGCCCTGGTGCACGGCTGCGGCGCCGTTGGTGGCACCGTTGCCCGCCATCTCGTCGAGCACGGTTGGACCGTGTTCACCGTGGATCTGAATCGCGAGAAAGCCAGTTTTACCGGGGCGACGCCGCTACCGGACAGCTGCGCCTGGTGGGAGCTGAACCACGACCTGCTGCTGCCCTGCTCGATCTCGGGATTGATCAACGCCGAAATGGCCACGGCGCTGAAAACCCCCGCCGTGGTGCCTGCCGCCAATGCCCCCTTCCAGCAACCCCAATTGGCGGATGACCTGCGTCGCCGCGGTGTGAAGGTGCTGCCGGACCCCCTGGTGAATGCCGGAGCTGTGATCGCCGATTCAATCGAGCGGTTCTCCCCCGACGCCTGGAAAGACGCTGGTGCCGTGGACGTCTATGCCTTCGTTCGCGATGAGGTGCGCCGACGGGCCAGCGACTATTTGAACCGGCGCGAACAGGGCTTGTCGGTGGGTGCCGCCCTTGATGAAGTGGCAGCCACACCCTCCACCGAGCCCATCGGCCTCAGCTTTGGAGAAAGCGAATGA
- the rdgB gene encoding RdgB/HAM1 family non-canonical purine NTP pyrophosphatase, translated as MKTLVIASGNAGKIREFQGLLQSLPVSVQPQREGLEVEETGTTFAANAQLKAQAVAAATGEWALADDSGLSVDALDGAPGVHSARYAPTDPERIARLLQALNGSDQRQAYFCAALCVAAPDGTILLEVEGRCDGLITAAPRGDQGFGYDPIFEVAGTGRTFAEMPLAEKKQHGHRGKAFTLLEPRLRQLLQAS; from the coding sequence ATGAAGACCCTTGTGATCGCCAGCGGCAACGCCGGCAAGATTCGGGAATTCCAGGGCCTGCTGCAGTCCCTGCCTGTCAGCGTGCAACCCCAGCGGGAAGGCTTGGAGGTGGAGGAGACGGGCACCACCTTTGCCGCCAATGCCCAGCTCAAGGCCCAAGCGGTTGCCGCCGCAACAGGGGAATGGGCCCTGGCCGACGATTCAGGCCTAAGCGTTGATGCGCTTGATGGAGCTCCGGGGGTTCATTCCGCCCGCTACGCCCCCACCGACCCGGAACGCATTGCCCGGCTGCTTCAGGCCCTCAACGGCTCAGACCAACGCCAGGCCTATTTCTGCGCCGCGCTGTGCGTTGCCGCCCCAGACGGCACGATCCTGCTGGAGGTGGAAGGCCGTTGCGACGGCTTGATCACGGCCGCACCCCGTGGAGATCAGGGTTTCGGCTACGACCCGATCTTCGAAGTTGCTGGAACCGGCCGCACCTTCGCGGAGATGCCGTTGGCGGAGAAAAAGCAGCACGGCCACCGCGGCAAGGCCTTCACCCTCCTGGAACCCAGGCTGCGCCAGTTGCTCCAAGCAAGCTGA
- a CDS encoding phosphoglucomutase/phosphomannomutase family protein: MASAPLPLSPAPIKFGTDGWRGITGVDITVERLLPVAAAAAQELAHRAPEGLSSRTVVIGYDRRFLAPELAEAIAAAVRGCELEPLLTDTAVPTPACSWAVVERKALGALVITASHNPPEWLGLKIKGPFGGSVEGDFTAAVERRLAAGGITAPIKAQVPRFDGRGEHLEGLRRKLDLNALVEGLKAINLKVIVDPMHGSAAGCVTELLGPEAAGVVEEIRSERDPLFGGHPPEPLAPYLGGLITAVKASTAAGTPAVGLVFDGDGDRIAAVDETGRFCSTQLLMPLLIDHLARARQLPGAVVKTVSGSDLMRLVAEAQGRKVLELAVGFKYIAAEMLAGDVLIGGEESGGVGFGMHLPERDALFAAMLVLEALVEGKQPLGARLDALQQQHGGSSHYDRLDLRLADMEARRRLETLLAQSTPSSVAGAEVLEVISTDGIKLRMGPNHWLMLRFSGTEPLLRLYCEGPDASRVNEVLAWARQFAEAA; the protein is encoded by the coding sequence ATGGCATCGGCTCCCCTCCCTCTGAGTCCAGCTCCGATCAAGTTCGGTACCGATGGCTGGCGCGGGATCACAGGCGTCGACATCACGGTGGAGCGGTTGTTGCCCGTTGCCGCCGCCGCGGCTCAAGAGCTCGCCCATCGCGCTCCCGAGGGTCTCAGCAGCCGAACGGTGGTAATCGGTTACGACCGCCGCTTTCTGGCTCCAGAACTGGCGGAAGCCATCGCGGCCGCTGTGCGGGGTTGTGAACTCGAACCCCTGCTCACCGACACCGCTGTCCCCACGCCGGCATGCAGCTGGGCCGTGGTGGAGCGCAAAGCCCTGGGAGCATTGGTGATCACCGCCAGTCACAACCCCCCGGAATGGCTGGGGCTGAAGATAAAAGGCCCCTTTGGTGGATCGGTCGAGGGAGACTTCACGGCCGCCGTGGAACGACGTCTGGCTGCCGGCGGCATCACGGCCCCGATCAAGGCGCAGGTCCCCCGGTTTGATGGACGCGGCGAGCATCTCGAAGGGCTGCGCCGCAAGCTGGACCTGAATGCCCTGGTTGAGGGCCTCAAGGCCATCAACCTCAAGGTGATCGTCGATCCGATGCACGGATCAGCTGCCGGGTGTGTGACGGAGCTGCTCGGCCCTGAAGCCGCTGGCGTTGTGGAGGAAATCCGCAGCGAACGAGATCCCTTGTTCGGCGGTCATCCGCCGGAACCCCTGGCGCCCTACCTCGGGGGGTTGATCACGGCGGTGAAAGCCTCAACCGCCGCCGGAACCCCTGCCGTGGGACTGGTGTTCGATGGCGATGGTGACCGCATCGCCGCCGTGGATGAAACCGGCCGGTTCTGCAGCACCCAGCTGCTGATGCCCCTGTTGATCGATCACCTGGCCCGGGCCCGCCAGCTGCCGGGCGCCGTTGTCAAGACCGTGAGTGGCTCGGATCTGATGCGGCTGGTGGCGGAAGCCCAGGGGCGGAAGGTTCTGGAACTCGCGGTGGGCTTCAAATACATCGCCGCAGAGATGCTGGCCGGAGATGTGCTGATCGGCGGCGAGGAATCCGGTGGTGTCGGCTTCGGCATGCACCTGCCCGAGCGGGACGCCCTGTTCGCGGCGATGCTGGTGCTGGAAGCCCTGGTGGAAGGGAAGCAACCCCTGGGTGCACGTCTGGATGCACTCCAGCAACAGCACGGTGGCAGCAGTCACTACGACCGACTCGACCTGCGCCTGGCCGACATGGAGGCACGCCGGCGTCTCGAGACGCTGCTGGCCCAGAGCACGCCCTCGAGCGTCGCCGGCGCCGAGGTGCTGGAAGTGATCAGCACCGACGGGATCAAACTGAGAATGGGTCCGAACCACTGGCTGATGCTGCGCTTCTCCGGCACGGAACCGCTGCTACGGCTTTACTGCGAAGGACCTGATGCCAGTCGGGTGAACGAGGTGCTCGCCTGGGCCCGCCAGTTCGCGGAGGCCGCATGA
- a CDS encoding TM0106 family RecB-like putative nuclease, with translation MGDTPPADNALTDRLLRSWLRCRRKAWLDRHGNPAERRWTAHRNLLLDDQQRCFVALLPRKPGHGIAACAAGAEAVVGLRLKGLGPSGEPLEAHPPLLRRVKGQSRWGDFAYQPVLARQGRRTTREHQLPLALMALLLEQIQQGDVPSMLVLGGGGRRLEQERLHLSSGLRRQLSEGLRKLHADLERPVPPPLAADRRKCSLCSWRVACNAVAVEEGHLSEVSGIGAKRREMLLELGIRGLSDLAAADPLQLAERLQRFGDQHGEVAASLVAQARAQRDGRVERLSASAALPELQDCPGVLLYDIESDPDARHDFLHGFLVLPRTQSGDWDLASVAYHPILALAEHGEARCWLRLQRLLNRYRGWPILHYGETESLALRRMAERQGAAEAEVLQLRQRLVDVHARVRHYWRLPLASYGLKAVAAWQGFQWSQAGVDGARALLWWRQWQGEGPDRRGNRYGLRWIFDYNRDDCLATWAVAAWLLEQDQASGS, from the coding sequence ATGGGTGACACCCCGCCTGCCGACAACGCTCTCACCGACCGGTTGCTGCGCAGTTGGCTGCGCTGCCGTCGTAAGGCCTGGCTCGACCGCCACGGCAATCCAGCCGAGCGGCGCTGGACGGCCCATCGCAATCTGCTGCTGGACGACCAGCAGCGCTGTTTTGTGGCCTTGCTGCCTCGCAAGCCTGGCCATGGCATCGCCGCCTGTGCTGCCGGTGCCGAGGCTGTGGTGGGTCTGCGCCTCAAGGGCCTTGGTCCATCCGGTGAGCCGTTGGAGGCACACCCTCCACTGCTGCGGCGGGTCAAGGGCCAGAGCCGCTGGGGTGACTTCGCCTACCAACCGGTGCTCGCCCGTCAGGGCCGCCGCACGACCCGGGAACACCAGCTGCCGCTGGCGCTGATGGCTCTGTTGCTTGAGCAGATTCAGCAGGGCGACGTTCCGTCCATGCTGGTGCTCGGCGGTGGTGGTCGGCGCCTGGAACAGGAGCGGCTGCATCTCTCCAGTGGTCTGCGCCGACAGCTGTCGGAGGGGCTGCGCAAATTGCACGCTGACCTCGAACGCCCTGTTCCTCCTCCGCTGGCCGCCGACCGGCGCAAGTGTTCACTTTGCAGCTGGCGTGTCGCCTGCAATGCGGTGGCGGTGGAGGAAGGACATCTGAGCGAGGTCAGCGGTATTGGGGCCAAGCGGCGCGAGATGTTGCTGGAGCTTGGGATTCGCGGCTTGTCCGATCTGGCCGCGGCTGATCCGTTGCAGCTCGCCGAGCGGCTGCAACGTTTTGGGGATCAGCACGGTGAGGTGGCCGCATCCCTGGTGGCTCAGGCCCGGGCGCAGCGCGATGGACGGGTGGAGCGTTTGAGTGCCTCAGCGGCGCTGCCGGAACTGCAGGACTGCCCGGGTGTGCTGCTCTACGACATCGAATCCGACCCCGACGCTCGTCACGACTTCCTTCACGGTTTTCTGGTGTTGCCCAGAACCCAAAGCGGAGACTGGGATCTGGCATCAGTGGCGTATCACCCGATCCTGGCCCTGGCGGAGCATGGTGAAGCCCGTTGCTGGCTGCGGCTGCAGCGGCTGCTGAATCGCTATCGGGGTTGGCCGATCCTTCACTACGGGGAGACAGAAAGCCTGGCCTTAAGGCGTATGGCTGAGCGGCAGGGTGCTGCAGAGGCTGAGGTGCTGCAGCTTCGTCAGCGGTTGGTGGATGTGCATGCCCGAGTGCGGCATTACTGGCGCCTGCCCCTGGCCAGCTATGGCCTCAAGGCCGTGGCCGCTTGGCAGGGGTTCCAATGGAGTCAGGCCGGTGTGGACGGGGCCCGGGCCCTGCTCTGGTGGCGGCAGTGGCAGGGGGAGGGACCCGATCGACGCGGCAACAGGTACGGACTGCGCTGGATCTTCGATTACAACCGCGACGACTGCTTGGCCACCTGGGCCGTTGCCGCTTGGTTGCTTGAACAGGATCAGGCGTCGGGATCCTGA
- the pyrE gene encoding orotate phosphoribosyltransferase: protein MSESSSVPTEREQLLNRLATLAYRRGDFTLASGRKSEHYVNCKPVSLSGSGLALISRAMLTHVEADARAVAGLTLGADPLVSGVAMAAADQSRELDALIVRKEAKGHGTGAWLEGPLPAPGTLITVLEDVVTTGGSSLKAVRQLRDAGYKVTRVVTIVDREEGGDAAMAADNLELISLYKLSEIAAFVPA, encoded by the coding sequence ATGTCTGAATCGTCGAGTGTCCCGACTGAGCGGGAGCAACTGCTGAACCGTCTGGCCACCCTGGCCTACCGACGCGGAGACTTCACCCTGGCTTCAGGCCGCAAGAGCGAGCACTACGTGAACTGCAAACCCGTGAGCCTGAGCGGTTCCGGCCTGGCGCTGATCAGCCGAGCGATGCTCACCCACGTGGAGGCCGATGCGCGGGCCGTGGCTGGTCTCACCCTCGGAGCAGACCCACTGGTGAGCGGTGTTGCCATGGCCGCCGCCGATCAAAGTCGTGAGCTTGATGCGCTGATCGTGCGCAAGGAAGCCAAAGGCCACGGCACCGGGGCCTGGCTGGAAGGTCCGCTACCCGCCCCCGGGACCCTGATCACCGTCCTGGAAGACGTTGTGACCACAGGAGGTTCCTCCCTGAAGGCAGTGCGTCAGCTGCGCGACGCCGGTTACAAGGTGACCCGTGTTGTCACCATCGTCGACCGTGAGGAAGGCGGTGACGCCGCCATGGCGGCAGACAATCTTGAACTGATCAGCCTTTACAAGCTGTCTGAAATCGCCGCCTTCGTGCCGGCATGA